From one Trifolium pratense cultivar HEN17-A07 linkage group LG1, ARS_RC_1.1, whole genome shotgun sequence genomic stretch:
- the LOC123883136 gene encoding primary amine oxidase 2-like: MKTLIMFILFFLYMLFCSSIECNNNNHIPHPLDPLTPSEFNLIRTIILKSYKTNNLTFHYIGLHEPDKHLIKSWLSSNSKTKTLQTPPRQAFIIARFQKQSLEIIVDFSTHSIISTKIYKGQGYPMLTFGEQTIASELIFSYKPFKDSLNKREINISNVLCATFTTGWFGTEERTKRTVKVKCYYNNDDSANLYVRPLEGFAGVVDLDEMKIVSYSDRYVIPVPKAEGTEYRASKMKPPFGPKLKGIGVSQHDGPGFTIEGHSVSWANWVFHVGFDIKAGPIISLASIYDLEKQKYRDVLYKGFISEVFVPYQDPSEEWYYTTYFDCGEYGFGQSMSSLQRFTDCPANAVFIDAYYSGSDGVPVKIVNAFCIFEKYAGDIMWRHTEIAIPNEVITEVRSDVSLIVRAVSTVGNYDYVIDWEFKPSGSIKVGVGLTGILGIKAGTYTNTDQIKEDIYGTLLADNTIGVYHDHFFTYYLDLDIDGEANSFVKTNLETVKVKDDKIPRKSYWTIVKETAKTEGDARVNIGFKPSELVVVNPNKKTKQGNTIGYRLLPGPILHPLLVNDDYPQIRGAFTNYNVWVTPYNKSEKWAGGLYVDHSRGDDTLAVWSLRDREIENKDIVLWHTMGFHHIPSQEDFPVMPTLSGGFELRPTNFFERNPVLKTKSPKSIHWPNCTSQH; the protein is encoded by the exons ATGAAGACATTGATAATGTTCATCCTCTTCTTTCTCTACATGCTCTTTTGCAGCTCCATAGaatgcaataataataatcatattcCTCACCCACTTGATCCTCTAACACCTTCAGAATTCAACCTTATCCGAACCATAATCCTCAAATCATACAAAACCAACAACCTCACTTTTCACTACATAGGGTTACACGAACCCGACAAACATCTCATCAAATCATGGCTGTCATCAAACTCCAAAACCAAAACACTTCAAACACCACCTCGTCAAGCTTTCATCATAGCCAGGTTCCAAAAACAATCCCTCGAAATCATCGTAGATTTTTCAACTCATTCCATAATCTCAACAAAAATCTACAAAGGACAAGGATACCCTATGCTTACCTTTGGCGAAcaaaccattgcatcagagttAATATTCAGTTACAAACCGTTTAAAGATTCGttaaacaaaagagaaattaaCATATCTAATGTTTTATGTGCAACTTTTACAACAGGTTGGTTTGGAACAGAGGAAAGAACAAAAAGAACAGTGAAAGTGAAGTGTTATTACAATAATGATGATTCTGCTAATTTGTATGTGAGACCTTTGGAGGGTTTTGCAGGGGTTGTTGATCttgatgaaatgaaaattgtTAGTTATTCTGATAGATATGTGATTCCTGTGCCTAAAGCTGAAGGAACAGAGTATCGAGCTTCGAAGATGAAACCACCGTTTGGTCCAAAGCTTAAAGGGATAGGTGTTAGTCAACATGATGGACCTGGTTTTACCATTGAAGGTCACTCTGTAAG TTGGGCCAATTGGGTCTTCCATGTGGGATTTGACATTAAAGCTGGTCCAATAATTTCTCTAGCATCAATTTATGATCTGGAAAAGCAAAAATATCGTGATGTACTATACAAAGGATTCATATCAGAGGTTTTTGTGCCATACCAAGACCCAAGTGAGGAATGGTATTACACAACTTACTTTGATTGTGGTGAATATGGTTTTGGACAATCTATGTCTTCATTACAACGTTTCACAGATTGTCCTGCCAATGCTGTGTTCATAGATGCATACTATTCTGGTTCAGATGGTGTTCCTGTTAAGATAGTTAATGCATTTTGCATTTTTGAGAAGTATGCTGGTGATATCATGTGGCGTCACACAGAAATTGCTATtccaaatgaagtg ATAACTGAGGTCAGGTCAGATGTAAGCCTAATAGTGAGAGCTGTTTCAACTGTGGGAAACTATGATTATGTAATTGATTGGGAGTTTAAACCAAGTGGTAGCATCAAAGTTGGG gtTGGACTTACTGGTATATTAGGGATTAAGGCAGGGACATATACCAACACAGATCAAATCAAAGAAGACATATATGGAACATTACTAGCTGATAACACCATTGGTGtctaccatgatcacttctttaCATATTATCTTGACCTTGACATTGATGGTGAAGCCAACTCATTTGTCAAGACAAATTTAGAGACTGTAAAAGTTAAAGATGACAAAATACCAAGGAAAAGTTATTGGACTATTGTAAAGGAAACAGCTAAAACAGAAGGTGATGCAAGAGTCAACATTGGTTTTAAGCCTTCTGAGTTAGTAGTAGTGAATCCtaataagaaaacaaaacaaggaAATACAATTGGTTACCGTTTGCTTCCAGGTCCAATTTTGCATCCACTTTTGGTAAATGATGATTATCCACAAATTAGAGGTGCTTTTACAAATTATAATGTGTGGGTTACACCTTATAATAAAAGTGAGAAATGGGCTGGAGGATTATATGTTGATCATAGCAGAGGTGATGATACTTTAGCTGTGTGGAGTCTAAG GGATAGGGAGATTGAGAACAAGGACATAGTATTATGGCACACAATGGGATTTCATCATATTCCTTCTCAAGAAGATTTTCCAGTTATGCCAACATTGAGTGGTGGATTTGAGCTGAGACCAACCAATTTCTTTGAGAGAAATCCAGTCCTTAAAACAAAATCACCAAAGTCTATTCATTGGCCTAATTGCACTTCTCAACATTAG
- the LOC123883146 gene encoding primary amine oxidase 1 has product MIKSSMFDKATPIMIAQFIILTIFLQINFINSLSHPLDPLSPTEINKTRHIIQQSYLGAIPNITYHFVDVEEPNKNNVLKWLSSTTKQKPIIPRQAKVVVRAKDETHELVVDITKGSIVSDKIYKGDGYPPFTFNELFQASKLPLKYSKFKESITKRALNLSQVSCVPFTIGWYGEKITRRALKVSCFYRGKSVNIWARPIEGITLLIDVDLMKITMYNDRYRVPMPKAEGTNFQSSSKNGKIFATCNISNIGFTIKDHEVKWANWAFHVGFNARAGMIISTASIFDDKKQKFRRVMYRGHVSETFVPYMDPTNEWYFRTFMDVGEFGFGRSADSLQPKVDCPSNAVYMDGFMAGPNGEVQQVPRAICIFERHSGNVAWRHMEINNPTKLIRDGEADITLVVRMIATVGNYDYVLDWEFLKSGSIKVGVALTGVLEMKAVPYTHKNQIQERVFGTLVTENTIANFHDHLVTYYLDLDIDDNANSFINAKVQKVKANGFGTPRKSYWTVVKEAAKSEAEARIRLGLEPAELLIVNPNKMTRLGNQVGYRLISGQPIISLLSDDDYPQKRASYTKYQVWVTPYNKSERWAGGFYADRSRGEDGLAIWSQRNREIENRDIVVWHTIGIHHVPYQEDFPVMPTVQGGFELRPANFFESNPLL; this is encoded by the exons ATGATCAAATCATCAATGTTTGATAAAGCTACACCCATCATGATTGCACAATTTATAATTCTAACaatttttcttcaaatcaaCTTCATCAATAGTTTGTCTCATCCTTTAGACCCTCTCTCACCTACAGAAATCAACAAAACAAGACACATAATTCAACAATCATACCTTGGTGCTATTCCTAATATTACCTATCATTTTGTTGATGTTGAAgaaccaaacaaaaacaatgtCCTAAAGTGGTTATCTTCAACTACAAAACAAAAGCCTATTATTCCTAGACAAGCCAAAGTAGTTGTTAGAGCCAAAGATGAAACACATGAACTTGTTGTTGACATAACAAAAGGTTCAATTGTCTCAGATAAAATCTATAAAGGTGATGGATACCCTCCTTTTACCTTTAATGAACTTTTTCAAGCTAGCAAACTGCCtcttaaatattcaaaattcaaagagTCAATTACCAAAAGAGCCTTGAATTTGTCTCAAGTTTCTTGTGTACCATTTACAATTGGTTGGTATGGAGAAAAAATCACAAGGAGAGCCCTTAAAGTTTCATGCTTCTATAGGGGTAAATCAGTAAATATTTGGGCAAGGCCTATTGAAGGAATCACATTGCTAATTGATGTTGATTTAATGAAGATTACTATGTATAATGATAGATATAGGGTACCTATGCCTAAAGCTGAAGGTACAAATTTTCAATCTTCAAGtaaaaatggtaaaatattTGCTACATGTAACATATCAAATATTGGATTTACCATAAAAGACCATG AAGTGAAATGGGCTAATTGGGCTTTTCATGTTGGGTTTAATGCTAGAGCTGGAATGATTATATCAACTGCTTCTATATTTGAtgataaaaaacaaaagtttaGGAGAGTGATGTATAGGGGTCATGTATCTGAGACATTTGTTCCTTACATGGATCCTACAAATGAATGGTATTTTAGGACTTTTATGGATGTTGGGGAATTTGGTTTTGGACGTTCAGCTGATAGCTTGCAACCCAAGGTTGATTGTCCAAGCAATGCAGTTTATATGGATGGGTTTATGGCTGGTCCTAATGGAGAGGTGCAACAAGTACCAAGGGCTATTTGCATTTTTGAGAGACATTCTGGTAATGTTGCTTGGAGACACATGGAAATCAATAATCCTACAAAATTG ATAAGAGATGGAGAGGCTGATATTACTTTAGTGGTAAGAATGATTGCTACTGTGGGTAACTATGATTATGTTCTTGATTGGGAATTCCTTAAAAGTGGCAGCATAAAAGTTGGG GTGGCTCTAACTGGTGTATTAGAAATGAAAGCAGTACCATATacacataaaaatcaaatacaaGAAAGAGTATTTGGAACATTGGTGACAGAAAACACCATAGCCAATTTTCATGATCACCTTGTAACATATTATCTTGACCTTGACATTGATGATAATGCAAACTCTTTCATCAATGCAAAGGTTCAAAAGGTTAAAGCAAATGGGTTTGGAACACCAAGAAAAAGTTACTGGACTGTTGTTAAAGAAGCCGCTAAGAGCGAAGCTGAGGCTAGAATTAGGCTCGGCTTGGAGCCAGCTGAGCTGTTAATAGTTAACCCTAATAAAATGACAAGGTTAGGAAATCAAGTGGGTTACAGGCTGATTAGTGGTCAGCCGATAATTTCTCTATTGTCTGATGATGATTATCCACAGAAAAGAGCTTCTTATACAAAGTATCAGGTGTGGGTTACTCCTTATAATAAGTCAGAGAGATGGGCTGGTGGGTTCTATGCTGATAGAAGCCGTGGAGAAGATGGCTTAGCTATTTGGAGCCAGAG GAACAGAGAGATTGAGAATAGAGACATAGTGGTATGGCACACAATTGGGATCCATCATGTTCCTTATCAAGAAGATTTTCCAGTAATGCCAACAGTTCAGGGTGGATTTGAACTGAGACCAGCTAACTTTTTCGAAAGCAATCCATTGCTTTGA